One Prodigiosinella aquatilis DNA window includes the following coding sequences:
- a CDS encoding DUF1145 family protein, with the protein MTIWINFGRLLMLGVWSFLIFNLISPFPRPLNIFMTVAMGFMILMHGIQFLLLKASQPKDAPPLDRAFQLRVFLFGVFELLAWQKKQPPISPRKHR; encoded by the coding sequence ATGACGATTTGGATTAATTTTGGCCGGCTACTGATGCTCGGAGTATGGAGTTTTCTGATTTTTAATCTGATCTCTCCTTTCCCCCGGCCGCTGAATATTTTCATGACCGTCGCGATGGGATTCATGATACTGATGCACGGCATCCAGTTCCTGTTGCTCAAAGCCAGTCAACCTAAAGATGCGCCTCCCCTCGACCGGGCATTTCAGCTGCGCGTCTTCCTGTTTGGTGTGTTCGAACTACTGGCGTGGCAGAAAAAACAACCGCCCATATCGCCCCGCAAACACAGGTAG
- the tusA gene encoding sulfurtransferase TusA: protein MADVFTNPDKTLDAQGLRCPEPVMMVRKTVRQMETGQTLLIIADDPATTRDIPGFCRYMEHELLAQMTEQLPYRYLLRKGQ from the coding sequence ATGGCTGATGTCTTTACCAACCCGGATAAAACGCTTGATGCGCAGGGACTGCGTTGCCCGGAGCCGGTGATGATGGTACGCAAAACCGTGCGACAGATGGAAACGGGTCAAACGCTGCTGATCATCGCCGATGATCCTGCTACTACGCGTGATATTCCAGGTTTTTGCCGCTATATGGAGCACGAGTTGCTGGCCCAGATGACAGAGCAACTGCCTTATCGTTATCTGCTGCGTAAAGGCCAGTAA
- the rpoH gene encoding RNA polymerase sigma factor RpoH: protein MTKDMQTFTLVPQGSLEGYIRAANAYPMLTAEEERALAERLHYQGDLEAAKQLILPHLRFVIHVARNYSGYGLPQADLIQEGNIGLMKAVRRFNPDVGVRLVSFAVHWIKAEIHEYVLRNWRIVKVATTKAQRKLFFNLRKTKQRLGWFSADEVELVARELGVSSKDVLEMESRMSAQDMTFDPTPDDDAQPGHAMAPMLYLQDKSSDFADGIEEDNWESHAADKLSFALKGLDERSQHIIRARWLDDDNKSTLQELADHYGVSAERVRQLEKNAMKKLRTAIEA from the coding sequence ATGACCAAAGATATGCAAACTTTCACTTTAGTTCCCCAGGGCAGTCTGGAAGGGTACATTCGTGCCGCCAATGCCTATCCGATGCTGACGGCAGAGGAAGAACGGGCGCTGGCTGAACGGCTGCATTACCAGGGAGATCTGGAGGCTGCCAAGCAGCTTATCCTGCCACACCTGCGCTTTGTTATTCATGTCGCCCGTAATTATTCTGGTTATGGCTTGCCGCAAGCGGACTTGATCCAGGAAGGCAACATCGGTCTGATGAAGGCGGTGCGTCGTTTTAATCCTGATGTGGGTGTTCGTCTGGTTTCCTTTGCCGTACATTGGATTAAGGCGGAAATCCACGAATATGTGTTGCGTAACTGGCGTATTGTCAAAGTTGCGACCACTAAAGCACAGCGTAAGCTGTTCTTTAATCTGCGTAAGACTAAACAGCGCCTCGGCTGGTTCAGTGCGGATGAAGTTGAACTGGTAGCGCGTGAGCTGGGTGTGTCCAGCAAAGATGTCCTTGAAATGGAATCCCGCATGTCAGCGCAGGATATGACTTTTGATCCGACGCCGGATGATGATGCACAACCGGGTCATGCTATGGCGCCGATGCTTTATCTACAGGATAAATCCTCTGACTTTGCTGATGGCATCGAGGAAGATAACTGGGAAAGTCATGCGGCTGACAAACTGAGCTTTGCCCTGAAAGGGTTGGATGAACGTAGTCAGCATATCATCCGCGCCCGCTGGCTGGACGATGACAACAAGTCCACGTTGCAGGAGTTAGCCGATCATTATGGTGTTTCTGCTGAGCGTGTTCGTCAATTGGAAAAGAATGCCATGAAAAAGCTGCGTACTGCGATAGAAGCGTAG
- the ftsX gene encoding permease-like cell division protein FtsX yields the protein MVNRARETNKPSMKTKSLRGGWREQWRYAWMSALKDMLRQPLATLLTIMVIAISLTLPSICYLVWKNVSQAAAQWYPTPQLTVYLDKSLDDNAAEAVINKIKTEDGVDKVNYLSRAEAMGEFRNWSGFGGALDMLEENPLPAVAIVTPKLTFQSTDTLTSLRDRIAATQGVDEVRMDDSWFSRLMALTGLVGQIAATIGILMVVAVFLVIGNSVRLSIFSRRDTINVMKLIGATDGFILRPFLNGGALLGFCGAVFSLILSQALVWKLAVGVKQVASVFGTTFTVQGLGWDEAVLLILIAAIIGWLAAWLATVQHLRRFTPE from the coding sequence ATGGTGAATCGCGCCCGTGAAACGAACAAACCCAGTATGAAAACCAAGTCACTGCGCGGTGGTTGGCGGGAGCAGTGGCGTTATGCCTGGATGAGTGCTCTGAAAGATATGCTGCGTCAGCCGCTGGCAACACTGTTGACCATCATGGTTATCGCTATTTCCCTGACATTGCCCAGTATCTGTTATTTGGTCTGGAAAAATGTCAGTCAGGCGGCGGCTCAGTGGTATCCGACACCTCAACTGACCGTCTATTTGGATAAATCGCTGGATGATAATGCCGCCGAGGCGGTTATCAATAAAATCAAGACGGAAGACGGTGTCGATAAGGTTAATTATCTGTCCCGCGCCGAAGCGATGGGTGAATTTCGTAACTGGTCCGGGTTTGGTGGTGCGCTGGATATGCTGGAAGAGAATCCGCTGCCTGCCGTAGCGATAGTGACCCCCAAACTCACTTTTCAGAGTACCGACACGCTTACCTCACTGCGGGACCGCATTGCGGCAACGCAAGGTGTGGATGAAGTCCGCATGGATGACAGTTGGTTCTCGCGGCTGATGGCGTTAACCGGGTTGGTCGGTCAGATTGCCGCCACCATTGGCATCCTGATGGTGGTAGCGGTATTCCTGGTCATTGGCAACAGCGTGCGTCTGAGCATTTTCAGCCGTCGTGATACGATTAACGTCATGAAGCTGATTGGTGCCACCGATGGTTTCATTTTGCGACCGTTCTTGAACGGTGGGGCGCTACTGGGGTTTTGTGGTGCGGTGTTTTCATTGATCTTGTCGCAGGCATTGGTCTGGAAACTGGCCGTTGGCGTCAAACAGGTCGCCTCGGTATTCGGTACAACGTTCACGGTGCAAGGGTTAGGCTGGGATGAAGCCGTCTTGCTGATTCTGATCGCCGCCATCATCGGTTGGTTGGCTGCCTGGTTGGCTACAGTACAACATTTACGCCGTTTTACACCGGAATAA
- the rsmD gene encoding 16S rRNA (guanine(966)-N(2))-methyltransferase gives MAKQNAKSSTGQIRIIGGQWRGRKLPVPDSPGLRPTTDRVRETLFNWLAPVIQQARCLDCFAGSGALGLEALSRYAAHATLLETEHTIARQLVQNLTLLRAENANVINTDTRQWLAQPGEPFDVVFLDPPFRKDLLNNTLHLLESQGWLAPEAWIYIETEAENHTLTIPKNWLLHREKIAGQVAYRLYIRQ, from the coding sequence ATGGCAAAACAAAATGCAAAATCGTCAACTGGCCAGATCCGTATTATCGGCGGTCAGTGGCGTGGCAGGAAACTTCCCGTACCGGACAGTCCCGGATTGCGCCCAACGACGGACCGGGTACGTGAGACATTATTCAACTGGTTGGCACCGGTTATTCAACAAGCACGTTGTCTGGATTGCTTTGCCGGCAGTGGTGCACTCGGCCTGGAAGCACTGTCTCGTTATGCTGCCCATGCCACATTATTAGAAACAGAACACACTATTGCCCGACAATTGGTGCAGAATCTGACATTACTCCGGGCAGAAAATGCCAACGTCATCAATACGGATACACGGCAATGGCTGGCGCAGCCGGGTGAGCCTTTTGATGTCGTTTTTCTGGATCCGCCGTTTCGCAAAGACTTGCTTAACAACACCCTCCATCTATTGGAATCGCAAGGCTGGCTGGCGCCAGAAGCCTGGATTTACATAGAAACCGAAGCAGAAAATCATACGCTAACCATCCCGAAAAACTGGCTATTGCACCGGGAAAAGATAGCAGGTCAAGTGGCTTATCGGCTCTACATCCGCCAATAG
- a CDS encoding lysoplasmalogenase codes for MLWSFIAVLFSGWLYVDASYRGPVWQRWLFKPVTLLLLVALAWQTPIPSVPGYLVIAGLLATLIGDALLLLPTQRLQFAIGAYFMAHLLYTVSFLSSQLSLSFFWPLPLVLIILAALLIAVLWQQLGTQRWLVCAFVVMTTIMVWVAGEHYFSLGTDYNFSLLVGTGLLFIGHAIWLIQHFRISFRAQRAIVAACYFGGHFLIVKSLYF; via the coding sequence ATGCTGTGGTCTTTTATTGCTGTTCTCTTCTCTGGCTGGTTGTACGTCGACGCCAGCTACCGTGGCCCCGTCTGGCAGCGCTGGCTGTTCAAGCCCGTGACACTGTTGTTACTGGTTGCTTTGGCCTGGCAAACCCCTATCCCTAGCGTCCCGGGATATCTGGTGATAGCAGGACTGCTGGCAACACTGATTGGTGATGCGCTGCTGTTGCTTCCCACCCAGCGCTTGCAGTTTGCCATCGGTGCCTATTTTATGGCGCACCTGCTCTATACGGTGAGTTTTCTCTCTTCGCAATTATCCCTGAGCTTCTTCTGGCCGCTGCCGCTAGTGCTGATAATTCTTGCTGCGCTACTGATTGCCGTGTTGTGGCAACAACTGGGTACCCAACGCTGGCTGGTTTGCGCCTTTGTGGTGATGACCACCATCATGGTCTGGGTGGCAGGGGAACATTACTTCTCGCTGGGTACCGATTACAATTTCTCGTTGCTGGTGGGTACAGGGCTGCTGTTCATTGGTCATGCTATCTGGCTGATCCAGCACTTTCGCATCAGCTTCCGAGCCCAGCGTGCCATTGTGGCGGCCTGCTATTTTGGTGGCCACTTTCTGATTGTTAAATCGCTCTATTTTTAA
- the ftsE gene encoding cell division ATP-binding protein FtsE, with protein sequence MIRFEQVSKAYLGGRQALQGVDFHIRPAEMVFLTGHSGAGKSTLLKLICGIERPSAGHILFGGHDISRLKKREIPFLRRQVGMIFQDHHLLMDRTVYENVAMPLIISGASSEDIRRRVSAALDKVGLLDKARNYPIQLSGGEQQRVGIARAVVNKPVVLLADEPTGNLDDVLSEGILRLFEEFNRVGVTVLMATHDTGLISCRNYRVLTLSQGRMLGGHYDGESRP encoded by the coding sequence ATGATTCGCTTTGAACAGGTCAGTAAAGCTTATCTCGGCGGACGTCAGGCTTTACAGGGCGTAGATTTTCATATTCGCCCCGCTGAGATGGTATTTCTGACTGGCCATTCCGGTGCAGGGAAAAGTACCCTGCTGAAACTGATTTGCGGTATTGAGCGCCCCAGCGCAGGCCATATCCTGTTCGGTGGGCATGACATCAGCCGCCTTAAAAAGCGTGAAATACCCTTCTTGCGTCGACAGGTGGGGATGATTTTTCAGGATCATCATTTGCTGATGGATCGTACTGTTTATGAGAATGTGGCGATGCCGTTAATCATTTCCGGTGCCAGCAGTGAAGACATTCGCCGTCGTGTGTCAGCGGCATTGGATAAAGTTGGCCTGCTGGATAAAGCGCGCAATTATCCGATTCAGCTTTCTGGTGGTGAACAGCAACGGGTGGGTATCGCCCGTGCGGTGGTGAACAAACCCGTGGTACTTCTGGCGGATGAGCCAACAGGCAATCTGGACGATGTACTGTCGGAGGGTATTCTGCGGTTGTTTGAAGAGTTTAACCGGGTCGGGGTGACCGTGCTGATGGCAACCCACGATACAGGACTGATTTCGTGCCGGAATTATCGGGTACTGACCCTGTCTCAGGGACGCATGCTGGGAGGACATTACGATGGTGAATCGCGCCCGTGA
- a CDS encoding DUF1820 family protein, with protein sequence MSTEPALYRIQFINNGKNYQLYVRELVPSNLFGFIEIADFVFDSQSTLLVDPSIEKLKTEFAGVSRSFIPLQAVIRIDAVTERDKGSARISELGDNVSHFPYLPGKNP encoded by the coding sequence ATGAGCACTGAACCTGCACTTTACCGTATTCAGTTTATAAATAACGGCAAGAATTATCAGCTCTATGTGCGAGAATTGGTACCGAGCAATCTGTTCGGCTTTATTGAAATTGCCGATTTTGTTTTCGATAGCCAATCAACGCTACTGGTTGATCCCTCAATTGAGAAACTGAAAACCGAATTTGCCGGCGTCAGTCGCAGCTTTATTCCGTTACAGGCGGTGATCCGTATCGATGCGGTGACTGAGCGGGACAAGGGTAGTGCGCGGATTTCAGAGCTGGGCGACAATGTTTCCCATTTTCCTTACTTGCCAGGCAAAAATCCCTGA
- a CDS encoding zinc/cadmium/mercury/lead-transporting ATPase, whose protein sequence is MHPHHHTETPRCRCGHHHKPASAASAHTGCPAIAASLNPIAATERDGAHSASDDSGNADTDDPDSDERASLSRQRFSWIINGMDCPSCARKIETAVKYIPTIDQVNVLFATEKLVVDARTDVREQVQQAVHNVGFTLRTTDTSSSSVSQPSSVMQGNGFLILFALLAMASWMISFISPSKSEAAFFATTLVGLIPVIKKAWQLTRSGSPFAIETLMSVAALGALLIGAITEATVVLLLFMLGERLEAYAAQRARSGVSALMKLLPEEAVTLRGQKRVTVPLTELIPGDIIEVSPGGRLPADARLLTIDASFDESAITGESIPVEHHQGSRIAAGSLCVDHVVQLEVVSQPGNNAIDRMLQLIEEAEERRAPIERFIDRFSRYYTPAIMLISLLVMIVPPLLLSQLWQPWIYRGLALLLIGCPCALVISTPAAITAGLAAAARRGALIKGGAALESLGTLRVIAFDKTGTLTEGKPQVTDIIPAEMVSEMALLGRAAAVESGSHHPLAQAIIQRAQASSKLLPFAEARRTQAGIGVEGRVNGKQIQVSSSSRLPNDVLTPVWQQQIERLEGEGKTVVAVQEENQMLGLLALRDGVRPDASAALESLHSMGIRCVMLTGDNTRAAAAIAQTLGIDYRAGLLPTDKVEAVNALNRQYATAMVGDGINDAPAMKAATIGIAMGNGTDVALETADAALTHSRLTALVTMIDLSRATYRNIRQNVAIALGLKAVFLITTLMGITGLWLAVLADSGATALVTANALRLLRKRD, encoded by the coding sequence ATGCATCCTCATCACCATACTGAAACCCCTCGCTGCCGTTGTGGCCACCATCACAAACCGGCTTCTGCGGCGTCGGCGCATACTGGCTGTCCAGCAATCGCCGCGTCGCTCAATCCGATAGCGGCGACCGAGCGTGATGGCGCCCACAGCGCATCGGATGACAGCGGCAATGCCGATACCGATGACCCCGACAGCGACGAGCGAGCTTCTCTCTCCCGCCAACGTTTCAGTTGGATAATCAACGGCATGGATTGCCCCAGTTGTGCCAGAAAAATCGAAACCGCTGTAAAATATATTCCCACCATTGATCAGGTCAACGTGCTGTTCGCTACCGAAAAACTGGTCGTCGATGCCCGTACCGATGTACGAGAACAGGTTCAGCAAGCCGTTCACAATGTCGGATTTACGCTTCGGACCACGGATACATCCTCCTCATCTGTTTCCCAACCTTCCAGCGTTATGCAGGGCAACGGTTTCTTAATCCTGTTCGCTCTGCTGGCGATGGCAAGCTGGATGATATCGTTTATCTCACCCTCTAAGAGTGAAGCAGCCTTTTTCGCCACAACGTTAGTCGGCCTGATACCGGTTATAAAAAAAGCCTGGCAGCTTACCCGGTCAGGTTCCCCCTTTGCCATTGAAACCCTGATGAGCGTAGCGGCACTGGGTGCGTTGCTTATCGGCGCTATTACCGAGGCCACGGTAGTGTTGTTACTGTTCATGTTGGGTGAACGATTGGAAGCGTACGCGGCGCAACGAGCCAGAAGCGGCGTTAGCGCATTAATGAAATTACTACCGGAAGAGGCCGTTACTCTTCGTGGACAGAAGCGAGTTACCGTTCCTCTCACCGAGCTGATTCCCGGCGATATTATTGAAGTGTCTCCCGGTGGCCGGCTACCTGCCGATGCCCGACTGCTGACCATTGACGCCAGCTTTGATGAAAGTGCCATTACCGGTGAATCCATCCCGGTTGAACATCATCAGGGAAGCCGGATCGCAGCGGGTAGTCTGTGTGTTGATCACGTGGTGCAATTGGAAGTGGTATCCCAACCGGGAAACAATGCTATTGACCGTATGTTGCAACTGATTGAAGAAGCCGAAGAACGTCGGGCCCCCATTGAACGTTTTATCGACCGCTTCAGTCGCTATTACACTCCCGCCATCATGTTGATTTCGCTGCTGGTGATGATCGTTCCTCCATTGTTGCTGTCGCAACTCTGGCAACCCTGGATTTACCGTGGACTGGCGCTACTGTTGATCGGTTGCCCCTGCGCATTGGTCATTTCGACACCAGCGGCGATTACTGCCGGGCTGGCAGCGGCGGCACGCCGTGGCGCACTGATCAAAGGCGGTGCTGCCCTGGAATCTCTCGGCACGTTACGTGTTATCGCATTCGATAAAACCGGCACACTGACCGAGGGAAAACCACAAGTAACGGATATCATACCCGCAGAAATGGTCAGTGAGATGGCGTTGCTGGGCCGTGCCGCCGCCGTAGAATCCGGCTCACACCATCCGTTGGCACAGGCGATTATCCAGCGGGCACAAGCGAGCAGTAAGTTGCTGCCTTTCGCCGAAGCTCGTCGCACACAAGCTGGCATCGGTGTGGAAGGCCGGGTTAATGGCAAACAGATTCAGGTCAGTTCATCTTCCCGATTGCCTAACGACGTCCTCACACCTGTGTGGCAACAGCAGATTGAGCGGCTGGAAGGGGAAGGTAAAACCGTGGTGGCAGTACAAGAGGAAAACCAGATGTTGGGCTTACTGGCATTACGTGACGGAGTACGTCCGGATGCCAGCGCCGCACTTGAATCATTGCACAGTATGGGAATCCGATGTGTGATGCTAACGGGTGACAATACGCGTGCTGCCGCCGCTATCGCGCAAACGTTGGGAATTGACTATCGTGCCGGTCTACTCCCGACGGATAAGGTCGAGGCGGTCAATGCACTGAATCGGCAATACGCCACTGCCATGGTGGGTGACGGCATTAACGACGCCCCGGCGATGAAAGCCGCAACGATCGGCATCGCTATGGGCAACGGCACGGATGTGGCACTGGAAACAGCAGATGCTGCCTTAACCCATAGCCGATTGACTGCGCTGGTAACAATGATCGATTTATCCCGGGCGACCTACCGTAATATCCGTCAGAATGTGGCTATCGCGCTGGGACTAAAAGCGGTATTTCTGATTACCACGCTGATGGGTATTACCGGATTATGGCTGGCGGTGCTGGCAGACTCCGGCGCCACCGCGCTGGTTACTGCCAATGCACTGCGGCTACTGCGCAAACGGGATTAA
- a CDS encoding DcrB family lipoprotein, whose protein sequence is MPNIAKYLGIGLLAATLAACDGNSDKNTPVQSKSATAEKSAGQTVTLLSGKLSFILPAGLSDQSGKLSTQSNNMHVYANSNGQKAVIVILDGNTPDTLAVLSQRLEDQQRTRDANLQVVTNKAIEIDGQKLQQLDSIITSGGQKAYSSVVLGKVDNHLMTLQITLPAGDQQQAQSDAESIISTLKLH, encoded by the coding sequence ATGCCGAATATAGCAAAATACCTCGGAATCGGTCTGCTGGCGGCAACGCTGGCAGCGTGCGACGGAAATAGTGACAAAAACACCCCGGTGCAAAGTAAAAGTGCAACGGCCGAAAAATCAGCGGGACAAACGGTTACTCTACTGTCGGGGAAACTGTCGTTTATCTTACCGGCAGGCCTGAGCGACCAAAGCGGTAAGCTCAGCACTCAGTCGAACAATATGCATGTCTATGCCAACTCAAATGGCCAAAAAGCCGTGATCGTTATTTTGGACGGCAACACGCCTGACACGCTGGCCGTACTGAGCCAACGTTTGGAGGATCAGCAACGTACTCGTGACGCCAACCTCCAGGTAGTGACCAACAAAGCGATTGAGATAGACGGACAGAAACTACAGCAGTTGGACAGCATCATCACCAGCGGCGGACAGAAAGCCTATTCTTCCGTCGTACTAGGTAAAGTGGATAACCACCTGATGACATTACAAATTACCCTACCCGCAGGCGATCAACAGCAGGCACAAAGCGATGCGGAAAGCATTATCAGTACGCTGAAACTCCATTGA
- a CDS encoding 7-cyano-7-deazaguanine/7-aminomethyl-7-deazaguanine transporter produces the protein MFQFTPQQRLTALCWLSLFHVLIITSSNYLVQLPIMIFGFHTTWGAFTFPFIFLATDLTVRIFGAPLARRIILAVMIPALMISYLISSLFYQGAWQGFGVLSEVNIVVARIASASFMAYVLGQILDVQVFNRLRQRHAWWVAPSASAVLGNLVDTMAFFFIAFYHSTNPFMSTHWGEIAMVDYAFKITICTIFFLPMYGVALNMLLRRLSRQGKDTPYPAVQSEN, from the coding sequence ATGTTTCAATTTACTCCGCAGCAGCGACTCACCGCCCTATGCTGGTTGTCGCTATTCCATGTTCTGATCATCACGTCCAGTAACTACCTAGTACAGCTCCCTATCATGATTTTTGGTTTTCATACCACCTGGGGCGCGTTTACCTTTCCATTTATCTTCCTGGCAACCGATCTAACAGTACGAATTTTCGGCGCACCGCTGGCACGCCGCATTATCCTGGCGGTAATGATACCGGCCCTGATGATTTCCTACCTGATTTCCTCACTGTTTTATCAGGGAGCCTGGCAGGGTTTTGGTGTGCTGAGCGAAGTCAACATCGTGGTCGCCCGTATTGCTTCCGCCAGTTTTATGGCCTACGTGTTGGGGCAGATTCTGGATGTACAGGTCTTCAATCGCTTGCGCCAACGCCATGCATGGTGGGTTGCACCGTCGGCCTCTGCCGTGCTGGGAAATCTCGTTGATACGATGGCGTTTTTCTTTATCGCGTTTTACCACAGTACAAACCCGTTTATGTCAACACACTGGGGAGAGATCGCGATGGTGGACTATGCATTCAAAATCACGATCTGTACGATATTTTTCCTGCCAATGTATGGTGTAGCGCTGAATATGCTGCTCCGGCGCCTGAGTCGGCAGGGAAAAGATACCCCTTATCCGGCAGTTCAAAGCGAAAACTGA
- the panM gene encoding aspartate 1-decarboxylase autocleavage activator PanM produces MKLTVECLTTLSEQDRLDLAKIWPHQNFELLEKELSEDRKLFVSRFNGHLLAGVFVEIEGKYAELTDLKVRDSTRRHGVGKYMIEEVLRALPQIKEWWLDAADHAMVSEEVMDKFMQSCGFYPVSGGWEYTVQK; encoded by the coding sequence ATGAAATTAACGGTTGAATGCCTGACTACACTTAGCGAACAGGACAGACTTGATCTCGCCAAAATCTGGCCACATCAGAATTTTGAACTACTGGAAAAAGAGTTGAGTGAGGACCGTAAACTGTTTGTCTCCCGTTTTAATGGCCATTTGCTGGCAGGCGTATTCGTTGAGATAGAAGGGAAATATGCCGAACTGACTGATTTGAAAGTACGGGATTCAACTCGACGTCATGGCGTAGGGAAATATATGATCGAAGAAGTACTACGCGCACTGCCTCAGATAAAGGAGTGGTGGCTAGATGCAGCTGACCACGCGATGGTCAGCGAAGAAGTCATGGACAAGTTCATGCAGTCCTGTGGTTTCTATCCGGTATCAGGTGGGTGGGAATATACGGTTCAGAAATAG
- the ftsY gene encoding signal recognition particle-docking protein FtsY, protein MAKEKKRGLFSWLGLKRQEEEDTEQPQEKPDTGETVDLAPDAPLSTDTSAPQPLTTVPDDEPAVSQEDEKQVISQQSDVVVENVTISLSSAEAEPDEPPVVPEDRETNALSEKELPQEMDANPAPQERPTKEGFFARLKRSLVKTRQNLGSGFVGLFRGRKIDDDLFEALEEQLIIADVGVETTRKIITSLMDHVSRKQLKDTDMLMTKLKEEMAGILAKVDEPLNIEGKTPFVILMVGVNGVGKTTTIGKMARQYQAQGKSVMLAAGDTFRAAAVEQLQVWGQRNNVTVIAQHTGADSASVIFDAIEAAKARGVDVLIADTAGRLQNKAHLMDELKKIVRVMKKLDAEAPHEVMLTLDASTGQNAVSQARLFNEAVGLSGIALTKLDGTAKGGVIFAIADQFGIPIRYIGVGESIDDLRPFKADDFIEALFTRED, encoded by the coding sequence ATGGCAAAAGAGAAGAAGCGCGGATTGTTTTCCTGGCTGGGATTAAAGCGGCAGGAAGAAGAGGACACCGAGCAGCCGCAAGAGAAACCTGATACAGGTGAAACGGTCGATTTGGCTCCGGATGCACCGTTATCAACGGACACCTCTGCACCTCAGCCCTTGACGACGGTGCCGGATGATGAACCCGCGGTCTCGCAGGAAGATGAGAAACAGGTTATCAGTCAACAATCTGACGTCGTGGTGGAAAACGTGACGATTTCGTTATCGTCCGCAGAAGCGGAACCTGATGAACCACCCGTTGTCCCGGAAGATCGTGAAACCAACGCCTTGTCGGAAAAGGAATTGCCACAAGAGATGGACGCCAATCCGGCACCCCAGGAGCGCCCAACCAAAGAAGGATTTTTTGCCCGGCTGAAACGCAGTCTGGTCAAAACCCGACAAAATCTGGGTTCCGGATTTGTCGGATTGTTTCGTGGCAGGAAAATTGATGATGATCTGTTTGAAGCGTTGGAAGAACAACTGATTATTGCTGATGTCGGGGTAGAAACTACCCGTAAAATTATCACCAGTCTTATGGACCATGTCAGCCGTAAGCAGCTTAAAGATACCGATATGCTGATGACCAAACTCAAAGAAGAGATGGCCGGCATTCTGGCAAAAGTGGATGAACCGCTGAATATTGAAGGTAAAACACCTTTTGTCATCCTGATGGTTGGTGTCAATGGTGTCGGCAAAACCACCACTATTGGCAAAATGGCGCGTCAGTATCAGGCACAAGGGAAATCGGTGATGCTGGCGGCAGGGGATACTTTTCGTGCTGCCGCAGTAGAGCAGCTTCAGGTGTGGGGTCAACGTAATAATGTAACGGTGATCGCGCAGCATACCGGTGCTGATTCCGCCTCGGTGATTTTCGATGCTATTGAGGCAGCGAAAGCGCGTGGAGTTGATGTGTTGATTGCCGATACTGCCGGGCGTTTACAAAATAAAGCCCACCTGATGGACGAGTTGAAAAAAATCGTGCGGGTGATGAAAAAACTGGATGCAGAGGCTCCACACGAAGTCATGCTGACGCTGGATGCCAGCACTGGACAGAATGCCGTCAGTCAAGCCAGACTGTTCAACGAAGCCGTCGGCCTGAGTGGTATTGCACTCACCAAGCTGGATGGTACTGCCAAAGGCGGTGTGATATTTGCTATTGCCGACCAGTTTGGTATCCCGATCCGGTATATCGGCGTTGGGGAAAGTATTGACGATTTGAGACCGTTTAAGGCTGATGATTTTATTGAGGCCCTGTTTACCCGTGAAGACTAA